Genomic segment of Methanolobus mangrovi:
AGTATTCCATGATTGGAAGTATATAGCAGCCATATTCCGCTTCTTCCCTGGTTATACCCTCCATATCCGCCGGTTTCAGTTAGATTTGCCTGTGTGATGGTGATATTGTACTCAGCAGGATATGCAATTCCCCATTTATCCTCAAGCAATGCCAGACTCTCAACTGTTGTTTGCATGATGTCCTGTGCCCACTGCTCTTCACCTTCCCAGTATCTTACCTTTATCTCTACATCTCTCTCTTTGAGGTGGGCTGTATCTACCATTGTCAGGCGTGGTGATGATCTAACGGAATTGACTGTATATGCTCTATCCCAGTTCTTTCCTTTTTCGAATATGTATACGCTTGAATACATTTTTACTTCTACTTTATAATCATCTCTGCCTATATGCGTATCAAAATCCGATGGTACTTCGAGTGTAACTTCTATATTGTCCCCATATTCACTTAAGGAAAAAACAGCTGTATTTTTGTTTATTTCAAGTTCGTAGTCGATGTGGAATGTATAACTTCCCTCATACCACACTTTCTGGTTGAAATAAAAAACATAATAACCTTCAGCAGATCTTGTAAATGCAAGTGTATTCTCGCTGTCATAGGATTCTATACCTGTTGCTCCATCGGGAAGATTGTAGTTGTAATTAGAGTAGTAGCCTCTCCAATATTTAGTATCTTCATTGTTGTTGGAGAATGTAATTTCCTTGGAGACTTTAACAATGCCTTCTTCCGGAAGCAGTTTGTAACTGGATACAATGTCAGTGGAGATATCATTGCTATCAGCTACTGTTACACTAATAGTACACAGGAAAAGGATGAGAAAAATCATTCCTGTCAGTAATCGACGTTTTGCAGAATATCCCATTGCTATCCAATGAGAGAACTGAATGGACATTGTTTAAACTGTTATGACATCAAATCCTAATTTGTGTACATGAAAATAGATATTATGTACACATATTCATTAAAATTCTGTGTAAATTATTAATTTATGTACTTATGATTGAATATACATGTATGAATATAATTTACGAGGGACTTCATTCCGATGGATGAGATGATTTATTACAACGGATGTTTGAAATTTTTACTTAAAATATGAAGTTGAAGAAGATTTAAAACCAAAAGTATTAATGCAACAGTATTGCAGTATCAGGTAGTAATCCTCTTATACAACACTGGAAGAGTCTCTGGAAGTGAACTGGCATCATCTATTATCGTGTATCCTGCGCCAGAGAAAATATTGTCAAGATACTTGCTGGGATCCGGATCCACGGTTATGCAGAAAAAATGTATTCCTCTGGCATTGCCTTCACTTATGGCTATTCTGGTATCTTCTTCAGCAATACTTCCTTTGTATGCGCTTTCTCCCCTGGAACTATCAAAGGGTTCGCCATCTGATAAAAGCATCATTATCTTTGTTTTTGCATTTACCTTTTCAAGTTTCCTGATCGAATGGCGGATGGCAGGTCCGAGCCTTGTGTTGGATACCGGTTCCAGCAGACTTATCCTGCGTGCAACGTTCTCCGATAGTTCCTCATCGAATTCCTTTATAACAAAGTATTCAACATCATCTCTGGTCTGGCCGGAAAAAGCATAGATCGCATACTTATCGCCTATACTTTCAAGAGCCTGCATCATAATGATAAGAGAATCTTTTTCGACATCCAATATGCTCTTTCCCTCATAGTTAACCATTTTATGAGTGGAATAACTGACATCTATAAGAAAAAGAGTTGCAACATCCCTTTCATGCTTGTCCCATCTGAGGTAGAGACCATCATCAGGATTTATTCCGCATTTCTTCTGTATCAGGGCATCAATGAAGGCGTCGATATCTACCTCAGTTCCATCGGTCTGTTCCTTCATCCTGCGGAATGTTTCCGGCTTCATCCTGTTGAATACCTGTTTGATCAGAGATATCTCATTCCTGTATTGTTTTGAAGCATCCTTATAATAATCACTGGACATACCACTAGGCTCGATCTCGTTGAGCGTACACCAGTCTGCTTTATAATCATTGATCACAGCATCCCATTCTTCATACATGTAACTGCCCAGTATCTTCCAGTTCTTGTCTGTAGCATAGGTCTGAGGTTTGACCTTTTCCTCTTGTGGCCAGTTTTCCTCTGCTGCCAGTTCCACTTCACTTTCGGGAATGAAATTCCTGATAATATTATCATGTGATCTGGAGGAAAGAGGGTCCTTCTTGTCATATGCTCCAATACTCACTCCACGATAGTCAAGGTTCTTCAGTACCTCATACTCCTTCTGACTCAGTGGACCCATATGCTCATCAAGCAGGATGTATATCCTGAAGGTCGTATCAAGGGAATCAAGAATGGATGATTCTTTCCGGAATATCCTATCCATCAGCAAAGCCTTTACCGGGTCCAGAAGAGCCTTTGTCCTTTCACCAATGTTGTAAACAGGTTCATGTCGTATCGAGATCCACAGAAGTGATTCCATGAACTCTTCTAGGTAACCTGTCGGAGTAGACCTTGTCAGAAGCATCTGGTATCTTATCCTCTCAAGGTCTGCGCGAACTCCCCTGTAGTATTCCATTATCAGGTACTCGGCCCTGGCATCTTCCAGAATGCCGAGTATTGTTCCTGCCAGCGGCTGGTTGGGGAACAGAGCTATGATGTCAGCGATATCAATGACACCCTCGGGTTGCAGACCTGACAGATAAGTTCTTTTCTTTATGGTTGTGTACCTTCTTCTGATATCTGCCATCAGTTCTGCTGCCCCACCAAGTTCTAGTTTATGGGAACTGAACTTTACATGACCAACCTCATGCATTATGCTCAGCTTGTATATCTTGAAGTTATCTTCAAAATCACCGTATTTCTTGATCCTGGGTGTAAGGTAGATGGTCTTGCCTGCAATCACAGGATTTACGGAATTGGATTCTTCCTCCATTTCTAACATCCTTCGGGAAAGAATGTTGAAATTGACACCTGATAATCCAAGGGCATAGTATCTTAGAACGCTTACGATCTCATTAAGTGCCGCAGACCCCTTAATTCTCTCAATGAATTCCTTTGAGATCTCAGACTTCAGGGAAAAATAAGTTTTTCCAAGGGATGGATTCTCTTCAAATATACATATGCCGTTCAGGGCCCACTCTTCCAGTTCATTGACATTCAGATCATTTAAGAGCGGAGGGGAATATGAAAAATAATCAATGGCCAGATCCTTATCCTGGTCAAATATCTTCATCCCGGTACCTGCCCATTTCCTGATTCCTTCAGGCCCTGCATTCTCTGCTGCATCGGGAAGATTTTCAAGGAAAACTCCTGCAAGCATCCAGTCTTTATCGAGCAGCATACGGGCAGTTCTGAGAAGTTCGCTATGATACGATGGGCTGCTCTTTTTCAGAACACTGAGGAGTTTCTTGTGATAATTCCTTCCAAAGAACCTGGATTTTATAAGTTCGATCAGTTCCTCTTCTGTGAGATCTTTGTGTTCAGCGGTATTTTTTGACAAGATATCTCTTCACTCCACGATGATAATGATCCCCCTACTCATATCTGTGAAATTTGTCCTTACTTATTTATATTAGCTATG
This window contains:
- a CDS encoding M1 family aminopeptidase → MSIQFSHWIAMGYSAKRRLLTGMIFLILFLCTISVTVADSNDISTDIVSSYKLLPEEGIVKVSKEITFSNNNEDTKYWRGYYSNYNYNLPDGATGIESYDSENTLAFTRSAEGYYVFYFNQKVWYEGSYTFHIDYELEINKNTAVFSLSEYGDNIEVTLEVPSDFDTHIGRDDYKVEVKMYSSVYIFEKGKNWDRAYTVNSVRSSPRLTMVDTAHLKERDVEIKVRYWEGEEQWAQDIMQTTVESLALLEDKWGIAYPAEYNITITQANLTETGGYGGYNQGRSGIWLLYTSNHGILIHELAHYWTRACNFDQLWMDEGYADLYTYLVLSEMEPDEADSRRDRFLDKYEDLKDQYDYPLSDWSTPESIDDSTEERVDFGYKKAFYLTFTLYEKIGIDSLQEMNRQFINAGNDISNADYLSIINSVAGQDISSIESCIYA
- a CDS encoding nitric oxide reductase activation protein NorD; amino-acid sequence: MSKNTAEHKDLTEEELIELIKSRFFGRNYHKKLLSVLKKSSPSYHSELLRTARMLLDKDWMLAGVFLENLPDAAENAGPEGIRKWAGTGMKIFDQDKDLAIDYFSYSPPLLNDLNVNELEEWALNGICIFEENPSLGKTYFSLKSEISKEFIERIKGSAALNEIVSVLRYYALGLSGVNFNILSRRMLEMEEESNSVNPVIAGKTIYLTPRIKKYGDFEDNFKIYKLSIMHEVGHVKFSSHKLELGGAAELMADIRRRYTTIKKRTYLSGLQPEGVIDIADIIALFPNQPLAGTILGILEDARAEYLIMEYYRGVRADLERIRYQMLLTRSTPTGYLEEFMESLLWISIRHEPVYNIGERTKALLDPVKALLMDRIFRKESSILDSLDTTFRIYILLDEHMGPLSQKEYEVLKNLDYRGVSIGAYDKKDPLSSRSHDNIIRNFIPESEVELAAEENWPQEEKVKPQTYATDKNWKILGSYMYEEWDAVINDYKADWCTLNEIEPSGMSSDYYKDASKQYRNEISLIKQVFNRMKPETFRRMKEQTDGTEVDIDAFIDALIQKKCGINPDDGLYLRWDKHERDVATLFLIDVSYSTHKMVNYEGKSILDVEKDSLIIMMQALESIGDKYAIYAFSGQTRDDVEYFVIKEFDEELSENVARRISLLEPVSNTRLGPAIRHSIRKLEKVNAKTKIMMLLSDGEPFDSSRGESAYKGSIAEEDTRIAISEGNARGIHFFCITVDPDPSKYLDNIFSGAGYTIIDDASSLPETLPVLYKRITT